The genomic interval TCTATATCATTTTCATATTCTAAGTTAAATTTATCTAGAAAATTTACGACATCTGTTTTTTTCTCGATATTATCTAAATAAATCTCTTCAATTACAAACATATTATACACCTAATTTATATATTAGTTTCATCTCTTGCATTATACTCCTATTAATAGGTAATGTAAACAACAATTTGCGAATTTATTTATTTTTTACAAACGCTTACATTTTAGGGTGTGTTAAACCACTTTTCTATTTCTCACTCATTTATTTTGATAAAGTAATCCATCAACTATTACTTAAGCATTAATCCTAAATTAATATTATTTCAAATTTATCTTTCTTTTATGTAAGCGCTTTGTTATAATTGTGTTAGTTACAAAGGTGGTGATTATTTGAATCGAATTATTAAAGAAAACTATAAAAGCATTTTACAAGAAGAATTGGTCTTAGCTATCGGTTGTACAGAACCAATTTCTATTGCCTATTGTGCAGCGATGGCAAGGCATATATTAGGTAAAAAACCTGATAAAATAAAGATTAACGTTAGTGGTAATATGTTAAAAAACGCGATGGGGGTAATTATACCACATACCACTTCTTTACGAGGTGTTTTAGCAGCAGGTGTATTAGGGACTGTGGGAGGTAATGCCTTAAAGAAATTAGCTGTTTTAGAAGATGTTACCGATGAACATATTGAGGAAACGTTAGCTTTATTAGAAACAAACTACGCTATTTTAGAAACTAAAGATACTACAATTAAATTATATGTTGAAATAACTGCATATAAAGATAATGAATACGCAACGGTTGAAATAAAACATACACATACTAATATCGTAAAAATTGAGAAAAATGGACAAATCGATTCTTTTACGAAATGTGATGATGATGATTTCAACACGCCTTTAATAACGAGAGAATTATTAAATATTAAAGAAATCTATGAATTTGCTACTCAAATTGATTTAGAACCACTAATTCCTATGTTAAAAATGCAAATGGACATGAATTATGCAATTGCCAATAAAGGATTAATGCATGATTATGGATTAAACGTTGGTTCTACCCTTTTAAAATACATGAAAGAAAATGATATTGTTAGAAAAGCAACTGCTTACACAGCGGCTGGAAGTGATGCAAGGATGAGTGGTTCTACTATGCCTGTTGTCACTAATTCAGGCTCTGGTAATCAAGGGATTACTACTTCTGTTCCTTTAGTTATTTATGCTGAATATAAAAAATCTAAAAATGAAGACTTGTATCGGGCTTTGATTTTGTCAGATTTAATCGCAATCCATATTAAAACAAAATTAGGAAGATTATCCGCTTTTTGTGGTGTGGTTGTTGCAGCTACAGGTGCAGCTTGTGGCATCAGTTACTTAGATGGCGCAAACGAGCGTCAAATTGAAGATACTATTAAAAATATTTTAGCTAATATTTCTGGTGTATTTTGTGATGGTGCTAAACCTTCCTGCGCAAGCAAAATTGCTTCAAGTGTTGATGCTGCTTTTCAAGCCTCAATGCTTGCAATGAATAACCATTCAATTGAATCTTGCTCTGGAATAATCAGTGATGATATTGAGCAAACCATTAAAAATGTTGGAGAAATTGGATATAAAGCCATGAATGAAACTGATAAAAAAATAATTGAAATCATGTCAAAATCATGTAATAAAAATTGTTAATTTGCATTTATAATGATATGATAATATCTTCAATCAATAGGGATGATATTTTTTTCCTTATATTTATACATTTTGTATATAACATATTTAAAAGGGACATCTTCTAGATGTCCCTAATAATTTATAATGATGTATTCTTATGTTTTCCTTTATTTTTATTTTTTCCTTTACCTTTTTCTATATGCTTACTTTTACCACCTTCATTTATTTGATAGCGATAGACTATTTCTCCATTTTCATCAGTTGTCACAAATATCTTAATAACACCTTTAATATCACCTAAATTATAATTTAACATATAAAGTGTCTTATCATCTTCAACAATCTTCTTAAATTGATAGAAACTAGTTTCTTCACCATCAAATAATCTAATATGTACTTTAACATCATTATCTTCTTGAATTAATTTAACATTAGATCTTTTCTTAACATTATCTATAACTGAAACAAGATCAAACTTTTGCATACCTTCTTCATTTTTAATTTTTACTCTAACATAATTACTAGAATTCTCACGATCTACTGTTTCAAAAAATATTTTTTCTTCTCCATCCTCTAAAACACTGTATCCTTCTAACTCATATTCAACCCCATCAATTACCATTAAACCAATAATATGAAAATGTTCAAAGGTTTCTTCCTCTGTTGTTGTAGTTTCTTCTTCTGTTGTTGTTTCTTCTTCTGTTGTTGTTTCCTCTGTTGTTGTAGTTTCTTCTTCTGTTGTCGTTGTTTCCTCTGTTGTTGTAGTTTCTTCTTCTGTTGTCGTTGTTTCTTCTACATCTTGATCTTCATCATTGATATATGAATAATAAAGCGTATAGATAACACCTTCGATAGTATAAGTTATTTGTTTATCATATGCTTCATTTGTTGATTCTTCTTCTTGAATACTTAAAGTTGAATCCACACCATTATCCATAAATACTTTTAATTTATCAAAATAGATATTAACTTCATCTAATTCAGATTCAACACCTAACACATCATCTCCATTTGTTTCTGTATCCTCAGTTGTTGTTTCAGATAAAAATAAACTGTTGACTTTAGTATGATTAAACATTATATTACTAATAGAAGGTTCATCTGATATAGATGATAAAATACCGCTTGATAAATAAGCTGAGAAAGCTAACGATTGGTTGTCATTTAAAGTAATCGTATTCAACTCATCAACACTCTCTGTAGTAGTGCTTTTAGACGCACTATCATTACTACATCCTACTAAAACTAATAAAAACATGATCATAAACAATGAAATTATTTTTCTCATTTATTTTATGTCCCCTTTCTTTTTCTTCTATTACATTTTATTGTTTCAATGTGATAATTAAGTGAGGTATAATAATTATTAATAAAAAATATTTATTTTAAAAATATAGTATTTTATTTATGTGTATTGTATAAAAATAATTATATTGAGGTGAACTATATGAATTTAAAAGTTGCTATTATATTTACTGGTGGAACTATTTCTATGAAAATAGATGAAGAAATAAAAGCTGCGGTTCCTTCTCTAGATGGAAATGAAATCATTTCTTTTGTAAAAGACATTGATTCTGTTGCTGATGTTGAGATTGATAATTATATTTCAATACCATCACCTTTTATTACCCCAAATACGATGTTAGAATTATCTCAACATGTTCAATCCTATATTGCTCGTGAAGATATTCATGGGATTGTCATTACCCACGGAAC from Mycoplasmatota bacterium carries:
- a CDS encoding serine dehydratase subunit alpha family protein, which translates into the protein MNRIIKENYKSILQEELVLAIGCTEPISIAYCAAMARHILGKKPDKIKINVSGNMLKNAMGVIIPHTTSLRGVLAAGVLGTVGGNALKKLAVLEDVTDEHIEETLALLETNYAILETKDTTIKLYVEITAYKDNEYATVEIKHTHTNIVKIEKNGQIDSFTKCDDDDFNTPLITRELLNIKEIYEFATQIDLEPLIPMLKMQMDMNYAIANKGLMHDYGLNVGSTLLKYMKENDIVRKATAYTAAGSDARMSGSTMPVVTNSGSGNQGITTSVPLVIYAEYKKSKNEDLYRALILSDLIAIHIKTKLGRLSAFCGVVVAATGAACGISYLDGANERQIEDTIKNILANISGVFCDGAKPSCASKIASSVDAAFQASMLAMNNHSIESCSGIISDDIEQTIKNVGEIGYKAMNETDKKIIEIMSKSCNKNC